In Chryseobacterium gleum, a single genomic region encodes these proteins:
- a CDS encoding efflux RND transporter periplasmic adaptor subunit, with protein MKIKYSIVSLALISILAVSCGKKDAPAEGEEKPKTEQAEESHEEAPQTIAELTEEQMKSVGISLGTLEMKDLASTIKANGVLRVPNNRKATVTSLYGGVIKTLTVQIGDYVRQGQVIATISNPEYIQLQEQYLTINSRITYAEQEFRRQKELFDNDAGAKKNLQSSDAELKSLRTQRSSLQRQLQLMGISPGKVSNGNLRSGLVITSPISGTVSTINAQIGSYVDVSSPVLEIIDNSSIHLDLQVFERDLPKMKVGQIVQFKLTNNPEETFNAKVYSIGSSFENESKTISVHAMVTGNKAGLIDGMNITGNVSLGNSQTPAVPNEAIVEADGKFYVFVQTSKKVEEHAEEKGDDDHGHGHDEGEAEHGHKNETEAGNHAKEQAKKMNFEKIEVVKGTSDMGYTAITPVSAIAPDAKIVVKGAFFVNAKLSNAGDHGH; from the coding sequence ATGAAAATCAAATATAGCATTGTATCTCTAGCCTTAATTTCTATTCTAGCGGTCAGCTGTGGAAAAAAAGATGCTCCGGCAGAAGGAGAAGAGAAACCAAAAACAGAACAGGCAGAAGAAAGTCACGAAGAAGCTCCGCAAACTATTGCGGAACTGACTGAAGAACAGATGAAATCTGTAGGAATCAGTCTTGGAACTTTAGAAATGAAAGATTTAGCCTCAACTATTAAGGCAAATGGTGTTCTTCGTGTACCCAATAACAGAAAGGCAACGGTCACTTCACTGTATGGAGGTGTCATTAAGACATTAACCGTTCAGATAGGAGATTATGTAAGACAGGGACAGGTTATTGCTACAATCAGTAACCCTGAATACATTCAGTTACAGGAACAATATCTGACTATTAACAGCAGAATAACTTATGCAGAGCAGGAATTCAGAAGGCAAAAGGAGCTTTTTGACAATGATGCCGGAGCAAAAAAGAATCTGCAAAGTTCTGATGCGGAGCTAAAAAGTTTAAGAACCCAGAGATCATCGTTACAAAGACAATTACAGCTAATGGGAATCAGTCCTGGGAAAGTAAGCAATGGAAACCTAAGATCAGGCTTGGTCATTACATCGCCAATCAGCGGAACAGTTAGTACGATTAATGCACAGATAGGAAGTTATGTTGATGTATCGTCACCGGTTTTGGAGATCATCGATAACAGCTCAATTCATTTGGATTTACAAGTCTTTGAAAGAGATCTTCCCAAAATGAAAGTTGGTCAGATTGTGCAGTTTAAGCTCACCAACAATCCGGAAGAAACCTTTAATGCAAAAGTGTACAGCATCGGATCATCTTTTGAAAATGAAAGTAAAACGATTTCAGTTCATGCAATGGTTACCGGGAACAAAGCTGGCTTGATTGACGGAATGAATATTACAGGAAATGTAAGCCTTGGAAATTCACAAACTCCCGCCGTTCCAAATGAAGCTATTGTAGAAGCCGATGGTAAATTCTATGTATTTGTACAAACTTCTAAAAAAGTGGAAGAGCACGCTGAAGAAAAAGGAGATGACGATCATGGTCACGGGCATGATGAAGGAGAGGCGGAACACGGTCACAAAAATGAAACCGAAGCAGGAAACCATGCAAAGGAGCAGGCTAAGAAAATGAATTTTGAAAAAATTGAAGTGGTAAAAGGGACTTCAGATATGGGTTACACAGCGATTACGCCTGTGAGTGCAATTGCACCTGATGCAAAAATTGTGGTAAAAGGCGCATTCTTCGTGAATGCTAAGCTTTCTAATGCAGGAGACCACGGACATTAA
- a CDS encoding CusA/CzcA family heavy metal efflux RND transporter — MLDKIIRFSIKNKIVIGIMTLLLIIWGVWSATKLPIDATPDITNNQVQIITVCPTLAGQEVEQLVTFPIEQSIANVPDIEETRSISRFGLSVITVVFKEEVDIYFARQLVTEKLKQAEEEIPQGVGTPELAPVSTGLGEVYQYILHPKKGSEKKYDAKELRTMQDWIVRRQLNGTPGVAEINSFGGQLKQYEVAVNPDRLRAMGVSISDIFTALEKNNQNTGGAYIDKKPNAYFIRGIGLVTSLEDAGNIVVKNNTGSVPIFIKDVAEVRLGSAVRYGAMTFNGQVDAVGGVVMMLKGANSNEVVNRIKEKIPVIQKSLPADVVIEPYLDRTDLVGRAIDTVEKNLIEGALIVIFVLVIFLGNLRAGLIVASAIPLSLLFALGMMNVFGVSANLMSLGAIDFGLIVDGAVIIVEATLHHLGLNKSKKMLTQAEMDEEVFLSASKIRSSAAFGEIIILIVYIPILTLVGVEGKMFTPMAKTVGFAILGALILSLTYIPMMSALFLSKKMSHKENFSDKMMNRIQKVYQPLLEKALKIKYWLVGGTVALFAVAIFVFGRMGGEFIPQLQEGDFAFHCILPQGSSLNQSIETSMQASRIIKQFDEVKMVVGKTGAAEVPTDPMPPEATDMMVILKPQKEWKTKKTYDELADEISEKLEVIPGVFFEKNQPIQMRFNELMTGIRQDVAVKIFGENLDSLAIYADKTAKVIQSVKGSTSPQIERVSGLPQINVEYDRTRMANYGLNIEDVNNAVSTAFAGKSAGQVFENERRFDLVVRLDSLHRTNIDDVSNLMISTASGTQIPLAQVANISYKLGPAQISREAGKRRIVIGFNVKDRDVESVVKDIQSKLDKEVKLPAGYYFTYGGQFENLQAASKRLMIAVPVSLFLIFMLLYFTFNSFKQATLIFTAIPMSAIGGVFALLLRDMPFSISAGIGFIALFGVAVLNGIVLIGTFNQLEKEGETNILKRVMEGTKTRLRPVLMTATVASLGFLPMAISTGAGAEVQKPLATVVIGGLVTATFLTLFVLPMLYIIFNTKINLKKINNKSVTAIVVLGFLFLGQTFSAQQGRTITVEEATRTAIENNQSIRSRDLDIKATQALIPTSKELPKMNVDAQLGQYNSKKFDQSFSISQTIPFPTLFKARKELIAEQIKGKQINREVSMNELAKQVRTYYYQIEYLQFNKSKLSNLDSLYNDFIRVATVRFKAGDIKKIEINTAETQRGEINLLLKQNEVYLTNAYKNLKTLLNIEEDISVPFDQNYHPLQAQYVLDSSAIAQHPTVKAFYQEMQIAEKNKKVEKSLGLPDFTIGYTNQSLIGFQTINGMDQYFNGGNRFHSATIGVSIPLTFGATKARIQSYEYQRQMAESNAKFQQKQLEAQLQNAFNQYQQNVNQYDYYVNQAIPNAEKIAKAGQLGYKTGEISYVEYLFALQTSTNIQLKYLESIQQVNESVVIINSIINK, encoded by the coding sequence ATGTTAGATAAAATCATAAGATTTAGTATCAAGAACAAGATTGTCATTGGTATCATGACCTTGTTATTGATTATTTGGGGAGTTTGGAGCGCAACCAAACTGCCAATTGATGCTACACCGGATATTACCAATAATCAGGTGCAGATCATCACAGTATGTCCCACACTTGCTGGACAGGAAGTAGAACAACTTGTTACCTTCCCAATTGAACAAAGTATCGCAAATGTACCAGATATTGAGGAAACTAGGAGTATTTCTAGATTCGGTCTATCAGTGATTACAGTTGTTTTTAAAGAAGAGGTAGATATTTATTTTGCTCGCCAACTGGTTACTGAAAAATTAAAACAAGCAGAAGAAGAAATTCCCCAAGGTGTTGGAACTCCTGAACTTGCCCCTGTTAGTACTGGACTTGGAGAAGTTTATCAATATATCCTGCATCCCAAAAAAGGCAGTGAGAAAAAGTATGATGCTAAAGAACTGCGAACAATGCAGGACTGGATTGTGCGAAGACAGCTTAATGGAACACCTGGAGTTGCAGAGATCAACAGTTTTGGCGGTCAGTTAAAACAATACGAGGTCGCTGTAAATCCAGACAGATTAAGAGCGATGGGCGTAAGTATATCTGATATTTTTACCGCTCTCGAAAAAAATAATCAGAATACAGGAGGTGCTTATATTGATAAAAAGCCAAATGCATATTTTATCCGTGGAATCGGTTTGGTAACATCTTTAGAAGACGCAGGGAACATTGTAGTTAAAAATAATACGGGCAGTGTTCCAATCTTCATAAAAGATGTTGCTGAAGTGCGTCTGGGAAGTGCTGTGAGATATGGTGCAATGACTTTTAATGGTCAGGTCGATGCTGTGGGAGGTGTTGTTATGATGCTAAAGGGAGCCAACAGTAATGAAGTGGTGAACAGAATTAAAGAAAAGATACCAGTTATACAAAAATCTCTTCCTGCAGACGTTGTAATTGAACCTTATTTAGATAGAACCGACCTGGTTGGAAGAGCAATCGACACAGTAGAAAAAAACCTAATTGAAGGTGCACTCATTGTCATCTTCGTACTTGTTATCTTCTTGGGTAATTTAAGAGCAGGTTTAATTGTAGCATCAGCTATTCCATTATCATTACTGTTTGCATTAGGAATGATGAATGTGTTTGGTGTGAGTGCTAACCTGATGAGTTTAGGAGCGATTGATTTCGGGCTTATTGTTGATGGGGCAGTTATTATTGTGGAAGCTACCTTACATCATTTAGGCTTGAATAAATCAAAAAAAATGCTTACCCAAGCAGAAATGGATGAAGAAGTTTTTCTTTCTGCATCCAAAATCAGAAGTAGTGCAGCATTTGGAGAAATCATTATTCTAATTGTATACATTCCGATTTTAACATTGGTGGGAGTAGAAGGTAAAATGTTTACGCCTATGGCTAAAACTGTGGGATTTGCTATTTTGGGCGCTCTGATTTTATCATTGACTTATATTCCGATGATGAGTGCTTTATTCTTATCAAAAAAGATGAGCCACAAAGAAAATTTCTCTGATAAAATGATGAACAGAATTCAGAAAGTTTATCAGCCTTTATTGGAAAAAGCATTAAAAATAAAATATTGGCTGGTTGGAGGAACCGTAGCTCTCTTTGCTGTAGCAATATTTGTTTTTGGGAGAATGGGTGGTGAATTTATACCTCAGTTGCAGGAAGGCGATTTTGCATTCCACTGTATCCTTCCACAAGGAAGTTCCTTAAATCAAAGTATTGAAACTTCAATGCAGGCTTCAAGAATTATAAAACAGTTTGATGAGGTAAAAATGGTTGTTGGTAAAACTGGCGCTGCTGAAGTACCTACCGACCCAATGCCACCGGAAGCTACTGATATGATGGTTATCTTGAAACCTCAGAAAGAATGGAAAACAAAGAAAACGTATGACGAACTCGCTGATGAAATCTCAGAGAAATTAGAAGTGATTCCTGGAGTTTTCTTTGAAAAGAACCAACCTATCCAAATGCGTTTCAATGAGTTAATGACAGGTATTAGACAAGATGTTGCAGTTAAAATTTTTGGTGAAAACTTAGATTCTCTGGCAATTTATGCTGATAAGACTGCTAAGGTAATACAGTCTGTTAAAGGTTCTACATCTCCCCAAATTGAGCGTGTAAGCGGACTCCCTCAGATTAACGTAGAGTATGACAGAACCAGAATGGCCAATTACGGATTAAACATTGAAGACGTTAATAATGCAGTAAGTACAGCTTTTGCAGGTAAATCAGCAGGTCAGGTTTTTGAAAATGAAAGGAGGTTCGATCTGGTTGTAAGATTAGACAGTTTACACAGAACAAATATTGACGATGTTAGTAATCTAATGATTTCTACTGCCTCTGGAACGCAAATTCCACTCGCCCAGGTTGCTAATATTAGTTACAAATTAGGGCCTGCCCAAATCAGCCGCGAAGCGGGAAAAAGAAGGATTGTAATAGGTTTCAATGTGAAAGACCGTGATGTTGAAAGTGTAGTTAAGGACATACAATCAAAGCTCGATAAAGAAGTAAAACTTCCTGCAGGATATTATTTTACCTATGGAGGTCAATTTGAGAATCTTCAGGCAGCAAGTAAGAGATTAATGATTGCAGTTCCAGTATCGCTATTCTTAATCTTTATGCTGCTTTATTTTACATTTAATTCATTTAAGCAAGCCACTTTAATTTTTACGGCTATTCCTATGAGTGCGATTGGTGGTGTATTCGCATTATTATTGAGAGATATGCCATTCAGTATCAGTGCCGGAATTGGCTTTATTGCTTTATTTGGTGTTGCCGTTTTGAATGGAATTGTATTGATTGGAACATTTAATCAATTGGAAAAGGAAGGCGAGACCAATATTCTGAAAAGAGTAATGGAAGGTACAAAAACAAGATTAAGACCTGTTTTAATGACTGCAACAGTAGCTTCATTAGGATTTTTACCGATGGCTATTTCTACAGGTGCAGGAGCTGAAGTGCAAAAACCTTTGGCGACAGTTGTTATCGGAGGTTTGGTTACGGCGACTTTCTTAACATTATTTGTCTTACCAATGTTGTATATTATTTTTAATACCAAGATTAATTTAAAAAAGATCAATAACAAATCGGTAACCGCCATTGTGGTTTTAGGATTTTTATTTTTAGGACAGACTTTTAGTGCACAACAGGGAAGAACCATAACAGTCGAAGAAGCTACACGTACTGCTATTGAGAATAATCAATCAATCCGATCGAGAGATCTGGATATTAAAGCTACACAGGCATTGATTCCAACGTCCAAAGAGCTCCCGAAAATGAATGTGGATGCTCAATTGGGGCAGTATAACTCTAAGAAATTTGACCAATCATTTTCGATCTCCCAAACGATTCCATTTCCAACTTTGTTCAAAGCAAGAAAAGAGTTGATTGCGGAACAGATTAAAGGAAAGCAAATCAACAGGGAAGTTTCTATGAATGAATTAGCGAAACAGGTTCGAACGTATTATTATCAAATTGAGTATTTACAATTTAATAAATCCAAGCTTAGCAATCTGGATAGTTTATACAATGACTTTATCAGAGTTGCAACGGTTAGGTTTAAAGCCGGAGATATTAAAAAAATTGAAATCAATACAGCTGAAACACAGAGAGGGGAAATCAACTTATTGCTTAAACAGAATGAGGTTTATCTTACCAATGCCTATAAAAATTTAAAAACATTGCTAAATATTGAAGAGGATATTTCAGTTCCATTTGATCAGAACTATCATCCGCTACAAGCACAATATGTTTTAGACAGCAGTGCCATTGCACAGCATCCTACCGTAAAAGCTTTTTATCAGGAAATGCAGATTGCGGAAAAAAATAAGAAAGTTGAAAAATCTTTGGGACTTCCTGACTTTACCATCGGATATACTAATCAGTCATTGATAGGATTTCAAACCATCAACGGGATGGATCAGTATTTCAATGGAGGAAACAGGTTTCATTCGGCAACAATTGGTGTTTCTATTCCTTTGACATTTGGAGCTACGAAAGCAAGAATCCAGTCTTATGAATATCAGAGACAAATGGCAGAATCAAATGCAAAATTCCAGCAAAAGCAGCTTGAAGCGCAATTGCAAAATGCATTTAATCAATATCAGCAAAATGTTAATCAGTATGACTACTACGTTAATCAAGCGATTCCAAATGCTGAGAAAATTGCCAAAGCAGGACAATTAGGTTATAAAACAGGAGAAATTTCTTATGTAGAATATCTTTTTGCACTGCAGACTTCCACCAATATTCAGCTTAAATACCTGGAATCTATTCAACAGGTCAACGAATCTGTAGTTATCATTAATTCAATCATCAATAAATAG
- a CDS encoding DUF6660 family protein gives MKFVRLLFIIYFVALSIMPCLDSANAQSFKQDFNYSLSSKTQEDSHSKADSCSPFCSCNCCRTTVASYKIEPILVFSRIATAFFSKKIHFQKNDFAYLVYDQIWQPPKI, from the coding sequence ATGAAATTTGTAAGACTACTTTTCATCATCTATTTTGTGGCGTTATCCATAATGCCATGTCTAGATAGTGCAAATGCTCAGTCTTTTAAGCAAGATTTCAATTATTCTTTAAGTTCAAAGACACAAGAAGATTCACATTCGAAGGCAGATTCTTGTTCTCCATTTTGTTCTTGCAACTGTTGCAGAACCACGGTGGCATCTTATAAAATCGAACCAATTCTAGTTTTTTCAAGAATCGCTACTGCGTTTTTTTCTAAGAAAATCCATTTTCAGAAAAACGACTTCGCTTATTTGGTGTACGACCAAATCTGGCAACCGCCTAAAATATAA
- a CDS encoding ATP-binding protein, which yields MNTEDFIRLIEGQTESPSLDFKANSPWDYKKLTKDILAMSNLPDGGHIVIGIEEKDNEFINVGVDQKNIITYKYDEMRDQVSKYAEPMVDFNVYFPEDRNELKYVVIKIFSFKEIPTLCKKTLDGEMRASTLYYRNTNKRPESAAISNVSDLRDLIELAAVRLMQRRKSFGYTIPNIDAEIFDAEIKAFQQTSSYELIKSKGNCEVYITPLQKGNLHSLKRCLEVVEKAQVKASWSLPFIPRTLHEGSLVTAENSYEAFSDLGARKELWRMYLSESFCMINSFVEDWLEGDHLRGAWASKFPSGQYLFYYTSIIHYLTQLYVFIEHLTIEGLYKEGLSISIIFNELKDRRLHLDSENHMPLMKIRTTKTDKITINEEYSRLEILEGGINISSSIILKVLDYFSFYPSKESVLQIQKQFLEKGY from the coding sequence ATGAATACAGAAGATTTTATAAGATTGATTGAGGGTCAAACGGAAAGCCCTTCACTAGATTTTAAAGCAAACAGTCCTTGGGATTATAAGAAGCTAACAAAAGATATCTTGGCAATGTCAAATCTACCAGATGGAGGTCACATTGTAATTGGAATTGAGGAAAAGGATAATGAATTTATTAATGTAGGAGTTGACCAGAAAAATATTATCACTTACAAATATGATGAAATGCGAGATCAGGTTTCAAAATATGCAGAACCAATGGTAGATTTCAATGTCTATTTTCCGGAAGATAGAAACGAATTAAAATATGTGGTAATCAAGATCTTCTCTTTCAAAGAAATTCCAACTCTTTGTAAAAAAACTCTGGACGGAGAAATGAGAGCAAGTACTTTGTATTATAGAAATACAAATAAGAGACCTGAAAGCGCAGCCATATCAAATGTCAGCGATTTGCGAGATCTCATTGAGTTGGCAGCCGTTAGATTAATGCAACGCAGAAAAAGTTTTGGCTATACCATTCCCAATATTGACGCAGAAATATTTGACGCAGAAATAAAAGCTTTTCAGCAGACATCATCATATGAATTAATAAAATCGAAAGGCAATTGCGAAGTTTATATAACTCCTCTTCAAAAAGGTAATTTACATAGTCTTAAAAGATGTCTTGAAGTTGTCGAAAAAGCACAGGTAAAGGCGTCATGGTCATTGCCATTTATACCAAGAACGTTACACGAGGGTAGTTTAGTTACTGCTGAAAATTCTTACGAGGCTTTTTCCGATTTAGGAGCTCGAAAAGAACTGTGGAGAATGTATTTGTCAGAGAGTTTTTGCATGATTAACAGCTTTGTAGAAGACTGGCTAGAAGGTGATCATTTGAGAGGGGCTTGGGCATCAAAATTTCCTTCTGGTCAATACTTGTTTTATTATACAAGTATTATACATTATCTTACTCAACTATATGTTTTTATTGAACACTTAACAATAGAAGGATTATATAAAGAAGGTTTGAGTATTTCTATTATATTTAATGAGTTAAAAGATAGAAGATTACATTTGGACAGCGAGAATCACATGCCGCTTATGAAGATAAGAACGACAAAAACAGATAAAATCACTATTAATGAGGAATATTCACGATTAGAAATTCTGGAGGGAGGTATAAATATTTCAAGTTCTATAATTTTAAAAGTTTTAGATTACTTTAGTTTTTACCCTTCAAAAGAGTCAGTTTTACAGATTCAGAAACAGTTCTTAGAAAAAGGTTACTAA
- a CDS encoding ComEC/Rec2 family competence protein gives MTQKTHRISFHFFDIGGGDAIFIRFLGTDSQWHNILIDGGYGKEYKNSFAPLIKEILSSGEQIENWIISHIDRDHIGAVKGFVVDKKIENKQDAVKNFLFNHSPEMIKESNGKISVGDGILLRDFLTANNLLTTVPINTETLPIECFGFKMTILSPTPEKEAAATELWKEEESNGKIGRKENQSDHKKIIEELTGNEFKPDTDPVNGSSIAVLAEFDKVKVLLLADSHPSDIIDSLDALGYNKDRPLPVKFMQLSHHGSKANTCPKLLEIVQTNCYVITGNGIHNRHPDKETIVRIITNERRNSEIIKIHFACDTQELRNIFEVDDDAFERYTFECDYSQIGPDSLELSYLPLTHKI, from the coding sequence ATGACTCAAAAAACACATCGGATTAGTTTTCATTTTTTCGATATCGGCGGCGGTGATGCTATTTTTATCAGATTTTTAGGAACAGATTCCCAATGGCATAATATACTTATTGATGGAGGATATGGTAAAGAGTACAAAAATTCTTTTGCCCCATTAATAAAAGAAATTTTGTCTTCTGGCGAACAAATTGAAAATTGGATTATCAGCCATATAGATCGCGACCATATCGGTGCCGTAAAAGGTTTTGTCGTGGACAAAAAAATTGAAAATAAACAAGACGCTGTAAAGAATTTTTTATTTAATCATTCTCCTGAGATGATAAAGGAATCTAATGGGAAAATCTCAGTCGGTGACGGGATTTTACTTAGGGATTTTTTAACTGCAAATAATCTTCTTACCACAGTGCCAATAAATACTGAAACATTACCAATTGAATGTTTTGGTTTTAAAATGACCATTCTTTCACCTACACCTGAAAAGGAAGCTGCTGCAACAGAATTGTGGAAAGAAGAAGAAAGTAATGGTAAAATTGGTAGAAAAGAAAATCAATCCGACCATAAAAAAATAATTGAAGAACTTACAGGGAATGAATTTAAACCGGATACAGATCCTGTTAATGGAAGCTCTATTGCTGTTCTTGCCGAGTTTGATAAGGTAAAAGTACTCTTATTAGCCGACAGTCATCCCTCTGATATAATTGACAGTTTAGATGCATTGGGGTATAATAAAGATCGGCCACTGCCCGTGAAGTTTATGCAATTATCACATCATGGCAGTAAAGCCAATACCTGCCCTAAATTGCTGGAAATAGTTCAGACCAATTGTTATGTGATAACTGGAAACGGTATCCATAACAGACATCCGGATAAAGAGACTATAGTTAGAATCATTACGAACGAGAGAAGAAATTCTGAAATTATCAAAATTCATTTTGCTTGTGATACTCAAGAATTGAGAAATATCTTTGAGGTCGATGACGACGCTTTTGAAAGATATACATTTGAATGTGATTATTCACAAATAGGACCTGACAGCTTAGAACTTTCGTACCTGCCCTTAACTCATAAAATATGA
- a CDS encoding alpha-ketoglutarate-dependent dioxygenase AlkB family protein encodes MSQLSLFDTEEFYKFPKDLLEYKEHFLSSKEADELKDILLKTTPWEQRTQKMYDKTVVTPRLTAWYGGNDSSYDSDGNVSGTNPWTPELYTLKERIEKEFGYQFNGVLLNLYRDNNDSVAWHRDKESRYGKRPVIASISLGQTRNFDFRKKDHHQSKYSLPLPHGSLLIMKGDLQENWEHRIAKSTVKMKERINLTFRLII; translated from the coding sequence ATGAGTCAGCTGAGTTTATTTGATACGGAAGAGTTTTATAAATTTCCAAAAGACCTTTTGGAATACAAGGAACATTTCCTGAGCAGCAAAGAAGCCGATGAATTGAAAGATATACTGCTGAAAACGACACCTTGGGAACAGCGAACTCAGAAGATGTATGATAAAACAGTTGTAACACCCCGCCTTACTGCTTGGTATGGAGGAAATGATAGCTCTTACGATTCAGACGGAAATGTTTCAGGAACTAATCCTTGGACTCCCGAGCTTTATACTTTAAAAGAAAGGATAGAAAAAGAATTTGGGTATCAGTTCAATGGTGTTTTATTAAACCTGTATCGTGATAATAATGATTCCGTGGCATGGCACAGAGATAAAGAAAGCCGCTATGGAAAACGACCTGTGATTGCATCAATCAGTTTAGGTCAAACCAGAAACTTTGATTTCAGAAAAAAAGACCATCATCAGAGCAAATACAGTTTGCCATTGCCTCACGGTTCGTTACTCATTATGAAAGGGGATTTACAGGAAAACTGGGAACATCGAATTGCTAAATCAACAGTAAAAATGAAAGAAAGGATTAATTTGACCTTTCGTTTAATTATTTAA
- a CDS encoding XRE family transcriptional regulator translates to MSILSENMRYLRGKLNLSQQKVADDLLITRGRYSKYEDDAAAPPLDILVKISRYYNISIDLLLTINVSKYSIDEIMELPDNRIVLPIRVDQDGNDQIEIIPQKASMGYLNGYGDPEYIESLETISLPFLKGGKFRAFPADGDSMPPYKNGTYIVGKYVENLSDLKTDRTYIFITTNDGISYKRFQFHEADSIWVKADNQFYEPYKIPLSEIKEIWEFACSINTIEYGADEFAERNIQNFMTEIKTDIKQIKEKIGDKN, encoded by the coding sequence ATGTCAATTTTATCAGAAAACATGCGGTATTTAAGAGGTAAGCTCAATCTGTCTCAACAAAAGGTTGCCGATGATCTTTTAATTACCCGAGGCCGATATAGTAAGTATGAAGATGATGCCGCAGCGCCACCCCTTGATATTTTAGTGAAAATTTCAAGATATTATAATATCAGCATCGATTTACTTTTGACCATCAACGTCAGCAAATATTCGATTGATGAGATTATGGAGCTCCCTGACAATAGGATTGTTCTGCCTATCAGGGTTGATCAGGATGGAAACGATCAGATTGAGATTATTCCACAAAAAGCCTCTATGGGTTATCTGAACGGTTATGGAGATCCGGAATACATAGAAAGTTTGGAAACGATATCCTTACCTTTTTTAAAAGGTGGGAAGTTTAGAGCGTTTCCAGCGGACGGAGATTCTATGCCGCCTTATAAGAACGGAACTTATATTGTTGGAAAATATGTAGAAAATCTTTCTGATCTGAAAACGGACCGGACTTATATTTTCATCACCACTAATGATGGAATCAGTTACAAAAGATTCCAGTTTCATGAAGCAGACAGTATATGGGTAAAAGCTGACAATCAATTTTATGAGCCATATAAAATTCCATTATCTGAAATTAAAGAGATCTGGGAATTTGCCTGTAGTATCAATACGATAGAATATGGAGCTGATGAATTTGCAGAACGTAATATTCAAAACTTTATGACAGAGATCAAGACCGATATCAAACAGATTAAAGAAAAAATAGGAGATAAGAATTGA
- the dinB gene encoding DNA polymerase IV: MERAIAHMDLDTFFVSCERLRDSVLENQPVIIGGGDRGVVASCSYEARKFGVRSAMPLRMALRLCPEAQVIKGDMEYYSKMSHLVTEIIQEKVPVMEKASVDEFYLDLSGMDKFFGCYQWTTEIAEAVKKNTGLPISFALSTNKTVSKIGTGEAKPAGKLELKPLAIQPFLNPLSVRKIPMVGDVTFELLSRLGVRKIETLAKMPVDVLQEVIGKNGTELWKKANGIDLNPVIQYSERKSISTETTFSEDTIDIPNIRSILSGMVEQLCYQLRQEKWLTSTVSVRIRYANFDTETKQCKVAYTSADHTLLKYILELFKKVYTRRMRIRLVGVKFTGLVHGSHQMNLFEDTEELISLYQTMDKMKDRFGAKSLGRASGFLTQ; encoded by the coding sequence ATGGAACGAGCGATTGCACATATGGATCTGGATACATTCTTTGTTTCCTGTGAACGGCTGAGAGACTCTGTATTGGAGAATCAGCCCGTGATCATAGGTGGCGGAGATCGTGGTGTAGTAGCATCTTGTTCCTATGAAGCCAGGAAATTTGGGGTTCGTTCTGCGATGCCTTTGCGAATGGCTTTACGCTTATGTCCCGAAGCGCAGGTTATCAAAGGTGATATGGAGTATTATTCCAAAATGTCACATTTGGTGACTGAAATCATTCAGGAAAAAGTTCCTGTTATGGAAAAAGCAAGTGTAGACGAGTTCTATCTTGATCTGTCGGGCATGGATAAGTTCTTCGGCTGCTATCAATGGACAACCGAAATTGCGGAAGCGGTAAAGAAAAATACAGGTCTACCTATTAGTTTTGCATTGTCTACCAATAAAACAGTTTCAAAGATTGGAACAGGTGAAGCAAAGCCAGCCGGTAAATTAGAATTAAAACCGCTCGCAATACAGCCTTTTTTAAATCCTTTATCCGTCAGAAAGATTCCTATGGTTGGTGATGTGACCTTTGAACTCCTTTCAAGATTAGGTGTAAGAAAGATTGAAACACTTGCTAAAATGCCAGTGGATGTGCTTCAGGAAGTAATTGGAAAAAATGGAACTGAGTTATGGAAAAAAGCCAATGGCATTGATTTAAATCCTGTGATTCAATATTCAGAGCGTAAATCCATATCAACTGAAACAACTTTTTCCGAAGACACCATCGATATTCCGAATATCAGAAGTATTCTTTCCGGAATGGTTGAACAGTTATGCTACCAGTTAAGACAGGAAAAATGGCTGACCTCAACGGTATCAGTAAGAATAAGATATGCCAACTTTGATACAGAGACTAAACAATGTAAGGTGGCTTATACCTCAGCAGACCACACATTGCTGAAATATATTCTGGAACTCTTCAAGAAAGTTTATACCCGAAGAATGAGAATTCGTCTTGTAGGTGTCAAGTTTACAGGACTGGTTCACGGAAGCCATCAGATGAATCTTTTTGAAGATACCGAAGAGCTGATCTCATTATATCAGACCATGGATAAAATGAAAGACCGTTTTGGTGCTAAAAGCCTTGGAAGGGCTTCCGGTTTTTTGACTCAATAA